One Tachysurus fulvidraco isolate hzauxx_2018 chromosome 2, HZAU_PFXX_2.0, whole genome shotgun sequence DNA segment encodes these proteins:
- the mrpl45 gene encoding 39S ribosomal protein L45, mitochondrial: MPPGGAAVGAAFLLNNKTKEGEREEEKKMATSISRTLQFLHQRTCHNLKCVGPFLDVPWQQAALVPVRTKKRYFIPPAVGLKDKSHTEQEAKARAAGVVIRQEYMERPINISCTAGVFDPYIPPEGDARLSSLSKEGLKQRTEQLRQSAASQLALRKIKEHDPEFSTKEFAMRAQEIFIEAHLALTRFNKEKLHSLVTERCYPEMVRGNRLKTLRWRFVESLEPPRLVHARCPDMISKGNLYGQVTIRMHSRQTLAIYDRFGRMMLGDEEEPRDVLEYLVMERHLVNPYGLWRLHGKIVPAWAPPKEPILKTVMLPGPKLKPEEEFESLNYEVPKPKAVQWHK, translated from the exons ATGCCACCAGGCGGCGCTGCCGTTGGCGCTGCCTTTTTACTCaataataaaaccaaagaaGGGGAacgagaagaagagaagaaaatggCGACGTCCATCTCTAGGACGTTACAATTCCTTCATCAGCGCACATGTCACAATTTAAAG TGCGTTGGGCCTTTCCTGGATGTACCATGGCAGCAGGCTGCACTGGTTCCTGTTCGCACCAAGAAGCGTTACTTCATCCCTCCAGCTGTGGGGCTGAAGGACAAGTCCCACACTGAGCAGGAAGCAAAGGCACGAGCTGCAGGAGTGGTCATCAGACAGGAGTACATGGAGAGACCCATCAACATCTCATGCACGG CCGGAGTCTTTGATCCGTACATCCCTCCTGAGGGCGATGCTCGTCTCTCGTCTCTGTCCAAAGAGGGTCTGAAACAGCGCACAGAGCAGCTGCGACAGAGTGCTGCCTCACAGCTGGC GTTACGCAAAATAAAAGAGCACGACCCAGAGTTCTCTACTAAAGAGTTTGCCATGCGAGCTCAGGAAATCTTCATCGAGGCTCATTTGGCACTAACACG GTTCAACAAAGAGAAACTCCATTCTCTGGTCACGGAAAGGTGTTACCCT GAGATGGTTCGAGGAAACAGGTTAAAAACACTGCGCTGGCGCTTTGTAGAGTCTCTGGAGCCGCCACGGTTGGTCCATGCCAGATGCCCGGACATGATCAGTAAGGGCAATCTGTACGGTCAAGTGACGATCCGCATGCACTCAAGACAG actTTGGCAATCTATGACCGATTCGGCCGTATGATGCTGGGCGATGAAGAGGAGCCCAGGGATGTCCTGGAGTACTTAGTGATGGAGAGACATCTGGTCAACCCGTATGGCCTCTGGAGACTACACGGCAAGATTGTCCCAGCATGGGCACCACCTAAAGAACCCATCCTTAAG ACTGTTATGTTGCCAGGCCCAAAGCTTAAACCTGAAGAAGAGTTTGAGTCTCTTAATTATGAGGTTCCAAAGCCCAAGGCAGTGCAATGGCATAAATAA
- the npepps gene encoding puromycin-sensitive aminopeptidase — protein MLLFLSRQVSRSVSVVPKSHRRALVLHSKPVSLSLRASRPLAQCCTLSADATARTRVSMPERRPFVRLPTDVYPVNYALCLKPDLIDFTFEGKLEAGVEVTQGTNQIVMNCADIDIITASFAPEGGDEISATGFNYQNEDEKVTLSFPSVLQKGSGMLKIDFVGELNDKMKGFYRSKYTTSSGEIRYAAVTQFEATDARRAFPCWDEPAIKATFDITLIVPKDRVALSNMNVIDRKPYPEDDSLVEVKFATTPIMSTYLVAFVIGEYDFVESQSSDGVTVRVYTPVGKAEQGKFALEVATKTLPFYKDYFNVPYPLPKIDLIAIADFAAGAMENWGLVTYRETALLIDPKNSCASSRQWVALVVGHELAHQWFGNLVTMEWWTHLWLNEGFASWIEYLCVDHCFPEYDIWTQFVSADYTRALDLDALDNSHPIEVNVGHPSEVDEIFDAISYSKGASVIRMLHNYIGDEDFRKGMNTYLLKFQNKNASTEDLWDCLEQASGKPIAAVMSSWTKQKGFPIIVVDQEQQEDDRVLKISQKKFCASGPYDGEDCLSWMVPISICTSEDPSCSKIKVLLDQPELTVTIPNLGPDKWVKLNPGTVGFYRIQYSSAMLESLLPGIRDLTLLPVDRLSLQNDLFSLSRAGMISTVEVLKVMEAFVNEPNYTVWSDLSCNLGVLSSLLSHTDYHEEIQEFIRDLFTPIGLKLGWDNKPGEGHLDALLRGLVLGKLGKAGHKATLEEARRRFKEHVEGKQILSADLRSPVYLTVLKHGDSSTLDTMLKLHKQADMQEEKNRIERVLGAISSPDLIQRVLTFSLSEDVRPQDTVSVIGGVAGSSKNGRKAAWKFVRDNWEELYNRYQGGFLISRLVKLTVDGFAVDKMAAEVKSFFETHQAPAAERTVQQCCENILLNAAWLKRDADDIHQYFLQRKAPPV, from the exons ATGTTGCTGTTTCTGAGCCGTCAAGTTTCTCGCTCTGTCTCGGTCGTTCCAAAGTCACACCGACGCGCTCTTGTTCTGCACTCGAAGCCTGTTTCTTTGTCTCTAAGAGCGAGTAGACCCCTAGCTCAGTGTTGTACGCTTTCTGCTGACGCTACCGCCCGAACTCGAGTCAGCATGCCTGAGAGGAGGCCCTTCGTCCGGCTGCCTACTGACGTTTACCCCGTTAATTATGCGCTGTGCTTGAAGCCCGACCTGATTGACTTCACTTTCGAGGGCAAGCTGGAGGCAGGGGTGGAG GTTACACAAGGGACAAATCAAATTGTGATGAACTGTGCCGATATAGACATAATCACTGCATCTTTTGCACCAGAAGGAGGGGATG AAATTAGTGCTACAGGATTTAACTATCAGAATGAGGACGAGAAGGTCACTTTGTCTTTCCCCAGTGTTCTTCAGAAAG GTTCCGGGATGTTGAAGATTGACTTTGTTGGAGAGTTGAATGACAAAATGAAAGGTTTCTACAGAAGTAAATATACGACTTCGTCAGGAGAAATCCGCTACGCAGCAGTCACACAGTTTGAG gccaCGGATGCTCGCCGAGCTTTCCCTTGCTGGGACGAGCCAGCTATCAAAGCCACCTTTGACATCACCCTTATTGTCCCCAAGGACAGAGTAGCCTTGTCGAATATG AACGTCATCGATCGGAAGCCATACCCAGAGGATGACAGTCTCGTGGAAGTAAAGTTCGCCACTACACCCATCATGTCCACCTACCTGGTCGCGTTTGTCATCGGCGAGTATGATTTTGTGGAGAGCCAGTCGTCCGATGGCGTGACAGTCCGAGTGTACACTCCAGTGGGGAAAGCGGAGCAGGGAAAGTTTGCTCTGGAG GTGGCTACTAAGACCTTACCTTTCTACAAAGACTATTTCAATGTTCCTTATCCGTTGCCTAAAATTGATCTAATAGCAATTGCTGATTTTGCTGCTG GTGCCATGGAAAATTGGGGCCTCGTTACCTACAG ggAGACTGCTCTACTTATTGACCCAAAGAATTCATGTGCGTCGTCACGTCAGTGGGTGGCCCTGGTGGTAGGGCATGAGCTGGCACACCAGTGGTTTGGGAATTTGGTTACtatg GAATGGTGGACCCATCTGTGGCTTAATGAGGGCTTTGCATCATGGATCGAGTACCTCTGTGTGGATCACTGTTTCCCCGAGTATGACATCTGGACACAGTTTGTATCTGCAGACTACACTAGGGCTCTGGATCTGGATGCTCTTGATAACAGTCACCCAATTgag GTTAATGTAGGGCATCCCTCAGAAGTGGATGAAATCTTTGATGCCATATCCTACAGCAAAGGTGCTTCTGTTATTCGCATGCTGCACAATTACATAGGAGACGAG GATTTCAGAAAGGGAATGAACACTTATCTTTTAaagtttcaaaacaaaaatgcatccacag AGGATTTGTGGGACTGTTTAGAGCAGGCAAGTGGGAAGCCCATTGCTGCTGTTATGAGCTCTTGGACCAAACAGAAAGGATTCCCCATTATTGTAGTGGACCAGGAGCAG cAGGAAGATGACAGGGTGCTGAAGATATCTCAGAAGAAGTTCTGTGCTAGTGGACCTTATGATG GCGAGGACTGCCTCAGCTGGATGGTCCCAATTAGCATCTGCACCAGTGAGGACCCCAGCTGTTCCAAGATTAAGGTTCTGTTGGACCAGCCTGAACTCACAGTAACCATCCCTAACCTGGGACCAGATAAGTGGGTCAAG CTTAATCCGGGCACGGTAGGTTTCTACAGGATCCAGTACAGCTCGGCCATGTTGGAGAGTCTGCTGCCAGGAATCAGAGATCTTACGCTGCTCCCTGTAGATCGCCTGAGCCTGCAGAATGACCTTTTCTCACTG TCTCGTGCAGGTATGATCAGCACGGTGGAGGTGCTGAAGGTGATGGAGGCGTTCGTGAACGAGCCGAACTATACGGTGTGGAGCGACCTGAGCTGTAACCTAGGTGTgctctcttctctgctctcacacaccgACTACCATGAGGAGATTCAGGAGTTCATTCGGGACCTCTTTACACCCATCGGCCTGAAGCTCGGCTGGGACAACAAACCCGGCGAGG GTCATTTGGACGCTCTCCTGCGAGGGCTTGTGCTAGGAAAGCTGGGGAAGGCGGGACACAAGGCCACGCTGGAGGAGGCTCGCAGGAGATTTAAAGAGCATGTGGAAGGCAAGCAGATCCTTTCTGCAGACCTCAGGAGTCCA GTTTATCTAACAGTTTTAAAACATGGGGACAGCTCAACGCTGGACACTATGCTAAAG CTCCATAAACAGGCTGACATGCAGGAGGAAAAGAATCGCATAGAGAGAGTTCTGGGTGCAATCTCGTCTCCAGACCTCATCCAGAGAGTGCTGACTTTCTCCCTTTCG gaggatGTTCGTCCCCAGGACACCGTGTCCGTGATCGGTGGTGTGGCCGGGAGCAGCAAGAATGGCCGCAAGGCAGCCTGGAAATTTGTCCGAGACAACTGGGAGGAGCTTTATAACCGCTACCAGGGTGGATTCCTCATATCTCGACTCGTTAAG CTCACTGTTGATGGGTTTGCAGTTGACAAAATGGCTGCAGAAGTAAAG AGTTTCTTTGAGACTCACCAAGCACCAGCGGCCGAGCGCACCGTGCAGCAGTGCTGCGAGAACATTCTCTTGAACGCGGCCTGGCTCAAGCGGGATGCTGATGACATCCATCAGTACTTCCTGCAGCGCAAAGCGCCACCAGTGTGA
- the ap1s2 gene encoding AP-1 complex subunit sigma-2 isoform X2, whose translation MQFMLLFSRQGKLRLQKWYVPLSDTQKKKISREVIQMVLARKPKMCSFLEWRDLKIVYKRYASLYFCCAVEDQENELITLEIIHRYVELLDKYFGSVCELDIIFNFEKAYYILDEFILGGEAQETSKKIVLKAIEQADMLQEEAEAPRSVLEEIGLT comes from the exons ATGCAGTTCATGCTGCTGTTTAGTCGGCAGGGCAAGCTGCGCTTGCAGAAGTGGTACGTGCCGCTGTCCGACACACAAAAGAAGAAGATCTCCCGTGAGGTCATCCAGATGGTGTTGGCCCGCAAACCCAAAATGTGCAGCTTTCTGGAGTGGAGAGACTTAAAAATTGTCTACAAGAG ATATGCCAGCCTGTACTTCTGCTGTGCTGTGGAAGACCAAGAGAATGAACTGATCACCCTCGAGATCATCCACAGATATGTCGAGCTGCTGGACAAGTATTTTGGCAGC GTATGTGAGCTGGACATCATCTTTAACTTTGAGAAGGCTTACTACATCCTCGATGAGTTTATACTGGGTGGGGAAGCTCAGGAGACATCTAAGAAGATTGTATTGAAGGCCATCGAACAGGCAGATATGTTGCAAGAG GAAGCAGAAGCACCACGCAGTGTACTGGAAGAGATTGGACTCACATAA
- the ap1s2 gene encoding AP-1 complex subunit sigma-2 isoform X1, whose product MQFMLLFSRQGKLRLQKWYVPLSDTQKKKISREVIQMVLARKPKMCSFLEWRDLKIVYKRYASLYFCCAVEDQENELITLEIIHRYVELLDKYFGSVCELDIIFNFEKAYYILDEFILGGEAQETSKKIVLKAIEQADMLQEVFNSIVGVIHFSACMDFLFFFFAISDKCKCASFPGSRSTTQCTGRDWTHINLLSSAK is encoded by the exons ATGCAGTTCATGCTGCTGTTTAGTCGGCAGGGCAAGCTGCGCTTGCAGAAGTGGTACGTGCCGCTGTCCGACACACAAAAGAAGAAGATCTCCCGTGAGGTCATCCAGATGGTGTTGGCCCGCAAACCCAAAATGTGCAGCTTTCTGGAGTGGAGAGACTTAAAAATTGTCTACAAGAG ATATGCCAGCCTGTACTTCTGCTGTGCTGTGGAAGACCAAGAGAATGAACTGATCACCCTCGAGATCATCCACAGATATGTCGAGCTGCTGGACAAGTATTTTGGCAGC GTATGTGAGCTGGACATCATCTTTAACTTTGAGAAGGCTTACTACATCCTCGATGAGTTTATACTGGGTGGGGAAGCTCAGGAGACATCTAAGAAGATTGTATTGAAGGCCATCGAACAGGCAGATATGTTGCAAGAG GTGTTCAACAGCATCGTCGGTGTGATACATTTCTCAGCATGcatggattttctttttttcttttttgccatCTCTGATAAGTGTAAGTGTGCATCTTTTCCAGGAAGCAGAAGCACCACGCAGTGTACTGGAAGAGATTGGACTCACATAAACCTCCTCAGTTCTGCAAAATAA